A genome region from Gossypium hirsutum isolate 1008001.06 chromosome A04, Gossypium_hirsutum_v2.1, whole genome shotgun sequence includes the following:
- the LOC107931124 gene encoding putative receptor like protein 25, whose translation MRMIIDLSNNQFEGEIPKVIGKLNLLKGLNLSHNNLNCGIPTSIGNLTNLEWLDLSSNRLSGTISNRLADLAFLSSLSVSENQLHGQIPQGKQFNTFGKDSYEGNKGLCGFPVSKDCIIELPPPNVLEKDGSKSNIAFGWKVVLIGYGCGVVFGMTVGYVAFQIGKPKWLVNLVENQHEKRRRRKSKNGNCSNGQRRI comes from the coding sequence ATGAGGATGATCATTGATCTATCAAACAATCAGTTTGAAGGAGAGATTCCAAAGGTTATTGGGAAGCTTAACTTACTGAAAGGGCTCAACCTTTCTCACAATAACCTTAATTGTGGTATCCCCACTTCAATAGGGAATTTGACAAATCTTGAATGGTTGGACCTATCTTCAAACAGGTTGTCTGGGACAATTTCAAATAGATTGGCAGATCTGGCATTTCTTTCGTCCTTAAGTGTTTCTGAAAATCAACTCCATGGTCAGATTCCTCAAGGCAAACAGTTCAACACATTTGGAAAAGATTCATATGAAGGAAACAAGGGTCTATGTGGATTTCCCGTCTCAAAAGATTGCATCATTGAGCTACCACCTCCAAATGTGCTCGAAAAAGATGGTTCAAAATCAAACATTGCTTTTGGTTGGAAAGTGGTGTTGATAGGTTATGGATGCGGAGTAGTGTTCGGAATGACCGTGGGATATGTTGCTTTCCAAATTGGTAAGCCGAAATGGTTGGTGAATTTGGTTGAAAACCAACATGAGAAGAGGCGAAGAAGAAAGTCAAAGAATGGCAATTGCAGCAATGGACAAAGAAGGATCTAG
- the LOC107931123 gene encoding receptor-like protein 9DC3, translating into MLTIASIKFNGTIPPTFVEECHLSNLNLNGNQLEGSLSPSILNCRGLEVLDLGNNKINDTFPHWLGSLPQLQVLVLKSNQMHGSLHEHSSKSNPCFSKIQIFDLSSNYFSGPLPVRYIESFKAIIDYKKNGTTKSYMGVDDKYFNSGFYTYSIGIVIKGQDVELVKIFTMWMIIDLSNNMFEGGIPKVIGKLSLLKGLNLSHNNLNGGIPTSIGNLTSLEWLDLSSNRLSGTIPNRLTDLAFLTSLNVSENQLHGQIPQGKQFNTFGNDSYEGNKGLCGFPVSKGCNIIEPPPPNVLEKDGSKSNIAFGWKVVLIGYGCGVVFGMAMGYVVFQIGSHSCSHPEAASLIQFKNSFSITQTVLPAWYCDEVAGLKSYIPRQIHGRRVQIAAHGMGWLFGNFPSNTSLFLLPHLQKLNPAFNNFNHSKIPSEFGRFTGLLYLNLSYTGFVGVVPSQVSHLSKLVSLDLSWIDEQLTIDKYALEGLVHNLTVALKYLDLSHSYLSGPRSLGNLLQLTHLDLGWNKLRGQIPLSILNLTHLEYLKIAENSLESSISDEVCKIILVASMPIPLELL; encoded by the exons atgctaaccattgcttcaataaAGTTTAATGGGACGATTCCTCCAACGTTTGTAGAGGAATGCCACTTAAGTAATCTCAACTTAAATGGAAATCAATTAGAAGGGTCTTTATCACCTTCCATCCTTAATTGTAGAGGTCTGGAAGTGCTAGATCTTGGAAACAACAAGATCAATGATACATTTCCTCATTGGTTGGGAAGTCTTCCACAGCTACAAGTTCTTGTACTAAAGTCAAATCAAATGCATGGTTCCTTGCATGAACATAGCTCCAAGTCAAACCCTTGTTTctctaaaatccaaatttttgacctttcaagtaattatttttctggACCCCTACCTGTGAGATACATCGAGAGCTTCAAAGCTATCATAGATTACAAGAAGAATGGTACTACAAAATCGTACATGGGGGTGgatgataaatattttaatagtgGCTTCTATACATATTCCATTGGAATTGTTATTAAAGGACAAGATGTGGAATTGGTGAAAATATTCACCATGTGGATGATCATTGATCTGTCAAACAATATGTTTGAAGGAGGGATTCCAAAGGTTATTGGGAAGCTTAGCTTATTGAAAGGGCTCAACCTGTCTCATAATAACCTTAATGGTGGTATTCCCACTTCAATAGGGAATTTGACAAGTCTTGAATGGTTGGACCTATCTTCAAACAGGTTGTCTGGAACGATTCCAAATAGATTGACAGATTTGGCATTTCTTACGTCCTTAAATGTTTCTGAAAATCAACTCCATGGTCAGATTCCTCAAGGCAAACAGTTCAACACATTTGGAAATGATTCATATGAAGGAAACAAGGGATTATGTGGGTTTCCGGTCTCGAAAGGTTGCAACATCATTGAGCCACCACCTCCAAATGTGCTTGAAAAAGATGGTTCAAAATCAAACATTGCTTTTGGTTGGAAAGTGGTGTTGATAGGTTATGGATGTGGAGTAGTGTTCGGAATGGCCATGGGATATGTTGTTTTCCAAATTG GATCTCACTCCTGCTCTCACCCTGAAGCTGCTTCCCTAATCCAGTTCAAGAATTCTTTTTCCATCACTCAGACAGTGCTTCCTGCTTGGTATTGCGATGAGGTTGCTGGCCTTAAATCTTATATCCCAAGACAAATTCATGGAAGGAGGGTACAGATTGCTGCTCATGGGATGGG TTGGCTTTTTGGCAACTTCCCTTCCAATACCAGTCTCTTCCTTCTTCCTCACCTTCAAAAACTCAATCCTGCCTTCAATAATTTTAATCATTCCAAAATTCCATCTGAGTTTGGTCGATTTACAGGCCTACTCTACCTCAACCTTTCTTATACAGGGTTTGTAGGAGTAGTCCCATCGCAAGTCTCCCACCTGTCGAAATTGGTCTCGCTTGATCTCTCTTGGATTGATGAACAATTAACAATTGACAAATATGCTCTGGAGGGACTTGTTCACAACCTAACCGTG GCCTTAAAGTACTTAGATCTCTCCCATTCCTACTTATCAGGACCAAGATCGTTGGGAAACCTCTTGCAACTCACTCATTTAGACTTGGGATGGAACAAATTGAGGGGACAAATTCCATTGTCAATTCTAAACCTAACGCACCTGGAATATTTGAAAATAGCTGAAAATTCATTAGAAAGTTCCATTTCAGATGAGGTGTGCAAGATTATACTAGTGGCTTCTATGCCTATTCCATTGGAATTATTGTGA